The following proteins are encoded in a genomic region of Pseudomonas saponiphila:
- a CDS encoding di-heme-cytochrome C peroxidase, whose amino-acid sequence MRLIYRVLLIIAVLIGTVLAVVLYYIANPKLPEYVPVEQVHYLDQWDATDRQTYYFTPQGTQVKGLRYEWFVALELPFSEQSFAAPEYLARFGFLVEPGQKATALNPGNLPAGFARHQNPGSPEHYLDITCAACHTGELRFNHQALRIDGGSAQHVLPSSVPTLRGGSFGQALVASLTATYYNPWKFERFARKVLGDNYEEQHQQLRKDFKRSLDNFLQVAWNDTHRGLYPTEEGPGRTDAFGRIANASFGDAISPENYRIANAPVDYPQLWDIWTFDWVQWNGSAQQPMARNIGEALGVGATLNLFDANGQPLTGESRYPSSVRVRDLNLIEETLQRLKPPAWPETLLGAVDKPLAAKGRELFVQHCAGCHQPSVSENNGRPVQQLKMLPVSVIGTDPNSASNIADLRYDLSALQWDTAELAKSNVELHPTPTEPLDLRQLSAAKGLAYITAFVEERAYRDAKVSPEERPRLDGYGLPIGVRELRAYKARPLAGVWATPPYLHNGSVPNLYQLLSPQAERSTTFYRGTFEYDPKHLGYRPEAFKNGFEFDTRISGNHNSGHEFRAGQRGNGVIGPLLQPEERWALLEYLKVLGGPLESQLP is encoded by the coding sequence TTGCGCCTCATTTACCGTGTATTACTGATAATCGCCGTACTGATCGGCACAGTCCTGGCCGTGGTCCTGTACTACATCGCCAACCCCAAGCTTCCTGAATATGTGCCCGTCGAACAGGTGCACTACCTGGATCAGTGGGATGCAACAGACCGCCAGACCTACTATTTCACCCCCCAAGGCACCCAGGTCAAAGGCCTGCGCTATGAGTGGTTTGTGGCCCTGGAACTGCCCTTCTCCGAACAATCCTTTGCCGCGCCCGAGTACCTGGCACGCTTTGGCTTTCTGGTGGAGCCCGGACAGAAAGCCACAGCGCTGAATCCCGGCAATCTCCCGGCAGGCTTCGCACGCCACCAAAACCCCGGCAGCCCGGAACACTACCTGGACATCACCTGCGCCGCCTGTCACACCGGCGAACTGCGCTTCAACCATCAGGCCCTGCGTATCGACGGAGGATCGGCGCAACACGTACTGCCCTCAAGCGTGCCGACCCTGCGTGGCGGCAGCTTCGGCCAGGCCCTGGTGGCCAGCCTTACCGCCACTTATTACAACCCCTGGAAGTTCGAACGTTTCGCTCGCAAAGTCCTGGGCGACAACTATGAGGAGCAGCACCAGCAACTGCGCAAAGACTTCAAGCGCTCACTGGACAACTTCCTGCAAGTGGCCTGGAACGATACCCACCGCGGCCTGTATCCCACCGAGGAAGGGCCGGGTCGTACCGACGCATTCGGGCGCATCGCCAACGCCAGTTTCGGCGACGCGATTTCCCCAGAGAACTACCGCATCGCCAATGCTCCCGTGGACTACCCGCAATTGTGGGATATCTGGACATTCGACTGGGTACAGTGGAACGGCTCGGCGCAGCAACCCATGGCGCGCAATATCGGCGAAGCCCTCGGGGTCGGCGCGACCCTGAACCTGTTCGACGCCAACGGCCAGCCGCTCACAGGCGAATCACGCTATCCATCCAGCGTGCGGGTTCGTGACCTCAACCTCATCGAAGAAACCTTGCAGCGCCTCAAGCCCCCGGCCTGGCCGGAAACACTGCTGGGCGCCGTCGATAAGCCCCTGGCCGCCAAGGGTCGTGAGCTGTTCGTCCAGCATTGCGCAGGCTGCCATCAGCCGTCGGTGAGCGAGAACAATGGCCGACCGGTTCAGCAGTTGAAAATGCTCCCGGTTTCCGTGATTGGCACCGACCCGAACTCCGCCAGCAATATCGCCGACCTGCGCTATGACCTCAGCGCCCTGCAGTGGGATACCGCCGAGCTGGCAAAATCCAATGTCGAGCTGCACCCGACGCCCACCGAACCGCTGGACCTGCGCCAACTCTCGGCGGCCAAGGGCCTGGCCTACATCACCGCCTTCGTCGAAGAGCGCGCCTATCGTGACGCCAAGGTCAGCCCCGAGGAGCGCCCACGACTGGACGGCTATGGCCTGCCAATCGGGGTACGAGAGCTGCGCGCCTACAAGGCCCGCCCGCTGGCCGGGGTCTGGGCAACCCCGCCCTACCTGCACAACGGCTCGGTGCCCAACCTGTATCAACTGCTGTCTCCGCAAGCGGAGCGCTCGACGACCTTCTATCGCGGCACCTTCGAGTACGACCCCAAGCACCTGGGCTACCGCCCGGAAGCCTTCAAGAATGGTTTTGAATTCGATACCCGCATCAGCGGCAACCACAACAGCGGTCACGAATTCCGCGCTGGCCAGCGAGGCAACGGAGTTATCGGCCCGTTACTGCAGCCCGAGGAGCGCTGGGCATTGCTGGAATACCTGAAAGTGCTGGGCGGACCGCTGGAGTCGCAACTGCCATGA
- a CDS encoding FKBP-type peptidyl-prolyl cis-trans isomerase produces the protein MKQHRLAAAVALVSLVLAGCDSQTSVELKTPAQKASYGIGLNMGKSLAQEGMDDLDSKAVAQGIEDAVGKKEQKLKDEELVEAFAALQKRAEERMAKMSEESAAAGKKFLEENGKKAGVTTTASGLQYEVLKKADGAQPKPTDVVTVHYTGTLTNGTVFDSSVERGSPIDLPVSGVIPGWVEGLQLMHVGEKYKLYIPSDLAYGAQSPSPSIPANSVLVFELELLGIKDPAKQDAAK, from the coding sequence ATGAAACAGCATCGGTTGGCGGCGGCGGTGGCCCTGGTTAGCCTGGTACTTGCGGGTTGTGATTCGCAGACCAGCGTAGAGCTGAAAACCCCGGCGCAAAAAGCTTCCTACGGTATCGGCCTGAACATGGGCAAGAGCCTGGCTCAGGAAGGCATGGATGACCTGGATTCCAAAGCCGTAGCCCAGGGCATCGAAGATGCCGTCGGCAAGAAAGAACAGAAGCTGAAGGACGAAGAACTGGTCGAAGCCTTTGCCGCGCTGCAAAAGCGTGCCGAAGAGCGCATGGCCAAGATGAGCGAAGAGTCGGCGGCTGCCGGCAAGAAATTCCTCGAAGAGAACGGCAAGAAAGCCGGTGTGACCACCACGGCTTCCGGCCTGCAGTACGAAGTGTTGAAGAAGGCCGACGGCGCTCAGCCAAAGCCGACTGACGTGGTGACCGTTCACTACACCGGTACTTTGACCAACGGCACCGTGTTCGACAGCTCGGTAGAGCGTGGTAGCCCGATCGATCTGCCGGTCAGTGGCGTGATCCCCGGTTGGGTTGAAGGCCTGCAATTGATGCACGTGGGTGAGAAGTACAAGTTGTATATCCCTAGCGATCTGGCTTACGGCGCGCAAAGCCCAAGCCCGTCGATCCCGGCCAACTCGGTGCTGGTATTCGAGTTGGAGCTGCTGGGGATCAAGGATCCAGCCAAGCAGGACGCCGCCAAGTAA
- the istB gene encoding IS21-like element IS1474 family helper ATPase IstB, with protein sequence MMPQHTLNQLHQLRLDGMARALEEQWTLPASHSLSFDERLGLLLDRELAWRDNQRLVRLRKKAKLKYANACLEDLDRRTGRALDERLIATLASGDWIRQQHNLLLTGPTGAGKTWLACALGNQACRQGYSTLYLRTPRLLEQLRIAHGDGSFGRTLQQLAKVDVLVLDDWALAPLEEGARHDLLEVIDDRAGSRSTILTSQLPIEHWHGWINDPTLADAILDRLVHNAYRLTMKGESLRRKKAEEQAAS encoded by the coding sequence ATGATGCCGCAACACACCCTGAATCAACTGCACCAGCTACGCCTGGACGGCATGGCCCGCGCCCTGGAAGAGCAATGGACGCTGCCGGCCAGCCACAGCCTGAGCTTCGATGAACGCCTCGGCCTACTGCTCGACCGCGAACTGGCCTGGCGTGACAACCAGCGCCTGGTACGGCTGCGCAAGAAGGCCAAGCTCAAGTACGCCAACGCCTGCCTGGAAGATCTCGACCGCCGCACCGGACGCGCCCTGGACGAGCGTCTGATCGCCACCCTGGCCAGTGGCGACTGGATCCGCCAGCAGCACAACCTGCTGCTGACCGGCCCGACCGGTGCCGGCAAAACCTGGCTGGCCTGCGCCCTGGGCAACCAGGCCTGCCGCCAGGGCTATAGCACCCTGTACCTGCGCACCCCGCGCCTGCTGGAACAACTGCGCATCGCTCATGGCGACGGCAGCTTCGGCCGTACCCTGCAACAGCTGGCAAAGGTCGACGTCCTGGTGCTGGACGACTGGGCGCTAGCCCCGCTGGAGGAAGGAGCCCGGCATGACCTGCTGGAGGTGATCGACGACCGCGCTGGCAGCCGCTCCACCATCCTGACGAGCCAACTGCCCATCGAGCACTGGCACGGCTGGATCAACGACCCGACCCTGGCCGATGCCATCCTCGACCGCCTGGTGCACAACGCCTACCGACTGACGATGAAAGGCGAGTCGCTGCGCCGAAAAAAAGCCGAGGAACAAGCCGCATCGTGA
- a CDS encoding catalase family protein, whose amino-acid sequence MKLDLARKRPSLLARLWLRLGSLLGKTLLMLLVIGLMAWALSSAWFAWQHRGPVAVQEQIPADEAARTQDIIQTAVRIVDQHREGTRYLRDAHAKAHGCVKAEVQVLKDLSPELRQGVFASPGQTWQATVRLSNGNAYPQFDSIRDARGMAIKLLDVPGQQLIPAESGRREQDFVMFNHPNFFVSDVAEYQQNIAAQADGKKAGAFFPGWDPRSWQVRHLFIALATLSPAPASPTQSTYFSVSPYKFGNANAKFRVMPDPDSCPAYSLPAQNQDLPNFLRSALTQQLSTDRVPACFVLQIQRQNPSRFMPIEDTSIEWKESDAPFETVARLTIPAQDFDTPAQNLACDNQSFNPWFGIEAHRPIGGINRLRKAVYEAVSDYRHSRNAEQ is encoded by the coding sequence ATGAAACTCGATCTCGCAAGAAAACGACCGTCGCTGCTGGCCAGGCTGTGGCTGCGCCTGGGCTCATTGCTGGGCAAGACGCTGCTAATGCTGCTGGTCATCGGCCTCATGGCCTGGGCGCTGTCCAGCGCCTGGTTCGCCTGGCAGCACCGCGGCCCGGTGGCGGTACAGGAGCAGATTCCCGCCGATGAGGCCGCGCGCACCCAGGACATCATCCAGACCGCCGTGCGCATCGTCGACCAGCACCGCGAGGGCACCCGCTACCTGCGCGATGCCCATGCCAAGGCCCATGGCTGCGTAAAAGCCGAGGTCCAGGTACTCAAGGACCTGAGTCCGGAGCTGCGCCAGGGAGTGTTCGCCAGTCCTGGCCAGACCTGGCAAGCGACGGTGCGCTTGTCCAATGGCAATGCCTATCCGCAGTTCGACAGCATTCGCGACGCCCGCGGCATGGCAATCAAACTGTTGGATGTGCCAGGGCAACAGTTGATACCCGCGGAATCGGGGCGACGCGAGCAGGACTTCGTGATGTTCAACCATCCGAACTTCTTCGTCAGCGATGTGGCCGAGTATCAGCAGAACATCGCCGCCCAGGCGGACGGCAAGAAAGCCGGGGCGTTCTTTCCTGGCTGGGATCCTCGCAGCTGGCAGGTCCGCCACCTGTTCATCGCCCTGGCCACGCTGTCACCGGCACCGGCCAGCCCGACCCAGAGCACGTACTTCTCGGTTTCGCCCTACAAGTTCGGCAATGCCAATGCCAAGTTCCGGGTGATGCCGGACCCCGACAGTTGCCCGGCCTACAGCCTGCCGGCGCAGAATCAGGACCTGCCCAACTTCCTGCGCAGCGCCCTGACCCAACAACTGTCCACCGATCGGGTTCCGGCCTGCTTCGTCCTGCAGATCCAGCGTCAGAACCCGAGTCGGTTCATGCCGATCGAGGACACCAGCATCGAATGGAAGGAAAGCGACGCCCCCTTTGAAACCGTGGCGCGCTTGACCATTCCCGCACAGGACTTCGACACCCCGGCGCAGAACCTGGCCTGCGACAACCAATCCTTCAACCCCTGGTTCGGCATCGAAGCCCATCGCCCCATCGGCGGCATCAACCGCTTGCGCAAAGCGGTCTACGAAGCTGTCAGCGACTATCGGCACAGCCGAAACGCCGAGCAGTAA
- a CDS encoding sel1 repeat family protein produces MFLPLKARLGYWLARRLFHWPWFIRQPRTWRWMEGQFARMANLGNVGAQSFYGHILTFRGQGLGAREEGQRLLRLAALAGDGKAAYQLGVISLAGSPSKAPDAVEAARWWRLSAQAGHPLAELKLMQLDQSADPAAAL; encoded by the coding sequence ATGTTCCTGCCACTCAAGGCGCGACTCGGTTATTGGCTGGCGCGCCGCTTGTTTCATTGGCCCTGGTTTATCCGTCAACCCCGTACCTGGCGTTGGATGGAAGGTCAGTTCGCACGCATGGCCAACCTGGGTAACGTCGGTGCGCAGAGTTTCTATGGGCATATCCTGACCTTTCGCGGGCAAGGGCTTGGTGCGCGTGAGGAAGGCCAGCGCCTGTTGCGTCTGGCGGCATTGGCGGGTGACGGCAAAGCGGCCTATCAACTGGGTGTGATCAGTCTTGCCGGCTCGCCCAGCAAGGCTCCCGATGCGGTCGAGGCCGCCCGCTGGTGGCGGCTTTCGGCACAGGCCGGTCATCCTCTTGCGGAGCTTAAACTGATGCAGCTCGATCAGTCGGCTGATCCTGCAGCGGCTCTTTGA
- a CDS encoding helix-turn-helix domain-containing protein translates to MDIQIIERDGEPEYAVLPWAQYQALLTAAGLTEPLSHAGATSQAAPPAQSLPGLDQLRNLREGKGIAIEALARKVGISPSYLALIESGERQPDAAIRRSLAWELTVPGWREQS, encoded by the coding sequence ATGGATATTCAGATTATTGAACGCGATGGCGAGCCCGAATACGCGGTTCTGCCGTGGGCTCAGTATCAAGCTTTATTGACAGCCGCAGGCCTCACCGAACCACTATCACATGCTGGCGCTACGTCTCAGGCGGCGCCACCGGCCCAGAGTCTTCCGGGCCTGGATCAATTACGCAATCTGCGCGAAGGGAAGGGCATCGCCATCGAGGCGCTGGCCCGCAAAGTAGGTATCAGTCCGTCTTACCTGGCCCTGATTGAAAGTGGCGAGCGTCAACCCGACGCTGCGATTCGCCGCAGCCTGGCCTGGGAGTTGACGGTACCGGGGTGGAGGGAGCAATCGTGA
- a CDS encoding YkvA family protein, with protein MKTPWNFARFLPLASRLLSRGRLPTLLFAVASKGAIQGGRLGKVKDDLRLLQALCLAYWRGEYRAISSKSLLSVVAGLMYFLSPVDAIPDFIPVFGMLDDIAVLAWLMKTLDDELSAFRAWRGRQRPEKLAAVERLPDTPEQLRLEGPRQN; from the coding sequence ATGAAAACACCCTGGAACTTTGCTCGCTTCCTGCCCTTGGCGAGCCGGTTGCTGAGCCGTGGTCGTTTGCCGACGCTATTGTTCGCGGTCGCCAGCAAGGGGGCGATCCAGGGAGGGCGCTTGGGCAAGGTCAAGGACGACCTGCGCCTGCTCCAGGCGTTATGCCTGGCTTACTGGCGAGGCGAATATCGGGCGATCAGCTCCAAGTCCTTGTTATCGGTGGTGGCGGGGTTGATGTATTTCCTCAGTCCGGTGGACGCGATTCCCGATTTCATCCCGGTGTTTGGCATGCTCGACGACATTGCCGTGCTGGCCTGGCTGATGAAGACCCTGGACGACGAACTCAGCGCCTTCCGCGCTTGGCGTGGCCGTCAGCGCCCGGAAAAACTGGCGGCAGTCGAACGTCTGCCGGATACACCGGAACAGTTGCGCCTGGAGGGACCGCGGCAAAACTGA